AACGCGAGCGTTGGACACCTCCCGAGCACCGTCTCATCTTTGGGCTATGACCGAAAAACACTACAAGCTGATTGGCCCAGACGGAAAGGAAGTGCTTAGTGCGGTACCGGGCACTCTTGGCGGGAACCGTCGGCGGAAGATCTATGGGCGCCTCGACTGCCGGAGCGCGGTCGGCTCGCTACCGACGGGATATGCGAAGCATCGTGTCTTCTTCGCAGACGAGGCGACGGCCATCGCGGCCGGCTACCGACCGTGTGGCACATGCATGCAGGCCGAATACGGCACCTGGGTTGAGGAAGCCATGCGCTCGGGACGCTTATAGCGCAGCGCGTCCGGTGTCGAACGTGCGCTGGAGCGGACACGCGATCGTCGGTGGCCTCTCTGCGCTCGGATCGAAGCGGTCGCTCGAAGCCTAGCTGGGGCGTTTGACGGCTGACCAACCTTCCAATCAACGACATCGATGGGACGCATCATTCCAGGTCGCCTGCGCCTTACGGCCAGTCAGACGCTGGATGACGGTCTCCTTCATCTCACGTACGAACGCCCTGCTGGTCCGCGTGCGTGCGTTTGCAGCGGAGCGCAGCTTTACGCAGGCTTAGCAGCGTGTCCGTCTACCCCGCACCTGCCCTTGATGCCGTCGTTCTCTAAGCAGAGCACATTCTTCCGCGAGCGCGCCATGGACACACTGTCGAGCGGATGGCGCCGAACTACCGGCCGCACATCTGCGTCACGCGCGGCGCATCGGCCGGCAAGTAGATCGCGAGCGCGGATGCCTTGGAGCTTGCACTTCCGGTGCCGAGCGCCTCACCGAGCACCTTCACGCCCACCTTGGACTCGGTAACCGGATTGGCGATGATCGCCGTGGCGCCAGCTTCGGCCGCGCGCTTGATGATGGTCGCCTCGATCTTCCGGTCGGACGTATACACCGAGTTGGCTTCGGCTTGAATGAACGCCAGTTCGTAGTAATCCGATGGAATCTCGGCGCGGCTATCGTATGTTTTCACGACGGCCTCGCAGGTGGCAGTCCGCATCGCTCCTGATGGCACCACGCTGGTCGTGGTGGTCTTGACGCCGCAGCCAGCGAGGACGGTGGCGGCCGCGATACCAAACATCCCGCTTGCAAATGAAGTCTTCATATTGTTTCTCCCAGAGAGTGTGAACCCTTTGGCATACTCCGTTGCAAGCGAAGGGCCAGCGGGGCGCTCAGCAGGGCGGCTACGTGAAGCAGCTCACGCTTTTACCTCTACGGATCAGCGAGGGCGGAAAGCGCACGCATGAAGCGGACAAGCGAGGCCTGCTGTGCCACCGTCAGGACGAGGCGTTGCGGTTGGCCGTTCGGGGCACGGCGCCTGCGTTCGGTGACTACACTCCAGAAGCAGCGCAATGGAGAGCGGTCCTACCGACCGGCGCTACATCGCCGGCGCTACTTACTTCTCGGAACGGTCACGGCGGTGTCGGTGGCGGACTCGTCACTCGTGGCGACGGCGACGGTCGCGGTGCAAGGGCATCCGGCTGCGGTCGGCGATCCCCCGTGCAGCTGACCGGCACGGGCAGCGGCTAAGCGTCATCGCGGCAGTCGGCGCGTGGACGGCACTTTTCGCCGGCTGCACGAATTCGGACAGGTCGTCGCCGCCGACACAGTCGGTGCAGGTGCGCAGCGATTCGATGGACGTTCATCGACCGTGGCAATCCGCGCCTGATGAAGTAGCGGTCTCACCAATCGTTACTGCTGTCAGCGCGAGGCGGTAGCAGGAAGGCCTTCATCTACGAGGAAGAATGAAAATCGGAAGTGTGGTGCGCTCCACCGTCGCTTTGACAATCACTGCCATCCTGACATCAGGATGCTCGCTGATAACACGAGGTGATTGCGTCGATATCGGCGTGTCTGGCATCCAGGTAACGGTATTGGATCAGCGAACACGGCAATCACCGAGCGGGGCGATCGTGACGTTGACGGATGGCGACTACCGGGAGACGCTGATAGGGCGTGGAGGCGTCTATAGCGGTGCCATCGAACGGCCGGGAACATACTCGATCACTGTTGAGGCGCCCGGCTACGCGAGATGGACCCGAGACAACGTCAGCGTTGTTCGTAGTGGTAGTTGCAATTACCTGAAGAATGTCGCGCTTACGAGCGACTTACAGCCGATTGGCTGACTCCTTCATGCGACCCGCATACGGCGCGCGACTGGGACTTCTCATCGCCATGGCGAGCGATTCCGCACTCGGTCGCTACGGGCGTGCGGCGACGCGAGTTGGAGACGGCAACGGTGTTCTTTGATGCCGCCGGGAGAGTGGTCATGGGGACGAGAATCGCGGCAACCACCGGAGTGCCGGCGCGACTGAGCGAGGATCGTCGTGGTGACCTGCTTCCGACAGATACGGCGCAGGCACTCGCGCTGGTGACCGCCGTCCGCGCGTGTGGTCGTCGCTGATGTCTCACGAACCCTTGCTGCGGGCAGCGCGAGGCGGCGTCTGGCTCGCGGGCGCCGTGCTGGCGCACGTCGCCCGTCCGGCCGCATTTTGGTTGGAGCGCTGCAGCAAAGCGTAAAGCGTCGGGCGGCGTTCCTGACTGCAGGCGCCTCACCTTGCATACTTGATCATGAGAACACGCACGATCGCAAACCTCTCGCTGATCCCAGCTGTCGTCGGCGCTCTCCTTCAGGCCGGTGCCCAACTCTTCGCCATCGCTGTCATCGTGGGGACGGTTACGGCGGCGCCGCCTCGGTCACTGGCGATGTACGCCGGCGAGTACGGGTACAACAGCGGCCCGTTCTGGGAGGTGATGCCGACGGTGAC
This region of Gemmatimonas groenlandica genomic DNA includes:
- a CDS encoding carboxypeptidase-like regulatory domain-containing protein; the encoded protein is MKIGSVVRSTVALTITAILTSGCSLITRGDCVDIGVSGIQVTVLDQRTRQSPSGAIVTLTDGDYRETLIGRGGVYSGAIERPGTYSITVEAPGYARWTRDNVSVVRSGSCNYLKNVALTSDLQPIG
- a CDS encoding Ada metal-binding domain-containing protein: MTEKHYKLIGPDGKEVLSAVPGTLGGNRRRKIYGRLDCRSAVGSLPTGYAKHRVFFADEATAIAAGYRPCGTCMQAEYGTWVEEAMRSGRL